In the genome of uncultured Celeribacter sp., the window CGCGACCGCACATATTCTTGTCGGTCAGTGGGGCTGGTACGGACGGTATGAAGTTTACATCATGGCCACGATGGCGGGTGCCGTGCTTTATGTCTGGACCCCGATCCTGTCAGCGCCAAAGCGTGCTCTGCTCAAGAAAGCCGTCGTGCTGGGGATCGCGCTGGTTGCCGCCCGCATCTATGTTGCGCCGCTCCTGACGACACCAATGGCCGCGCGCAATGTCCATGACCAACAGTATCAGATGCACCGCTTTGCCACCGAATTCTTCCCCGAGACAGTGGCCGTCAACGATCTGGGATGGGTTGCCTATCGCAATGAGGCTTACGTGCTCGATCTCTGGGGGCTGGGATCTGAAATCGCACGGAAAAACCGTAGCGCATATGGTCTTCGGGCGGACTGGATTGCAGAGATGGCGGAGGACAAAAACGCCACTTATGCGATGATCTACCCCGGTCTTTTTGCCGATCACATCCCGGGCACATGGTGCCTGATGGGCGTCATTCGCACGCCGCGCGTCACCTCCGCCTATGAGAATGTCGGCTTCTACCTGATCGACCCCGCACGTCAGAGCGAGATGCGCGCTGCCTTCGACAGCTTTGCCGCGACCCTGCCGCCGGGCACCTCCTCCGAAAGCGTCGCCTGCGCCCCCAAGGCTTACGACTGGACACGTTGGGCCGAATAATTTCTCTGGGTGCTTCGCCTCACATCAGCGGCCGCGGTCCTCTCTCTTCAGCCTCCATCATGGCGGTGCTTTGCAAGGCCTCGCGATCCAGAATCGTCAGCGCCCCGTTGCTCCAATCCGCCATCTTGCGTGACCGAAGCTCACTGAGCGTTTTATTCGTATGCACGAGAGACAGCCCCAAGGCGTCCGCGAGATCCTGTTGTCGGTACGGCAAGGACACGCTGTTGCCTTTCGTCAGACCGAGCTGATCCAGACGACCATAGAGCTTTAGGAGTGCCCAAGAGACGCGTTCGATCCCGCTGCGCTGGCCGACAGTGGCAAGGCTCTGTCCCAGAAACGCCTCCTCCGAGGCCGCCAGCCACACGAGATCATAGGCCCGCGACGGATACGATTGGAACAAGCGCCAGAGGTCCTGACGCTGAAAGGTGCAGAGCACCATCGGGGTCGTCGACTCAATCGAATGCCCCGCCTCGCCCATGACCCCGGCCTGAAGCCCCACGAAATCCCCCGGCATGATGAAATTGATCACCTGCCTGCGACCATTTTCGAGTGTCTTGTAACGCACACCCATACCACTTGAGACTGTGTACAGATGTGGCGTTTTTGCGCCCTCCATCTGGATCGTTGTTTTCGCCTCAACACTCAACTCACCGGTCTTGAACGTGTCCATGAAGGACAATTCCTGCGCCGAGAAGGGTATAAAGCACTCTTTCTGGCGCAGCGGGCAATTTGTACAACTCGTCGTCATTCTTCGCTCTCCACTATGTCACAGTTTAATTCGCGAAGACGCCATTTGGTTCATTCTTACGTATAATTTCCTGATACGGACCTTCCTGACATGTTCGGCAAAAATGCCCCACCAACGCCGCCAAGCGCGGTTTTTTTGATCCTTTGCGACGAATGGAATCTTGGAGAGAGCCTGCGCCTGGCGCTCCTGAGTGTCATGCCTGAGGCCCTGATCCTCTGGGCGACAACGCCCGGCGAGGCGCTCAAGGAACTCACCAAGCTGACGCATGTGACCGCCGCCTTCCTTACCCTGCCCTCCTCGGAGGTCAACGCAGGCTCATTGGGCCACAGGCTTGAACAACGCGGCGCACGCATCGTGATCTGGGGCACAAACCCGGCACAGGCCATACCGCCCTATGAAACGCTGAGCTGGCCACAGGACATCGGCGCGTTCAAAACGTTTCTGAGCCAAACCCCGAAAGATCAGTCGTAAGTCTGTATGATCTGCGCCAATTTCTGTCCGATGATCCGAGAGGCTTTGCGAGAGGGGTGGATCATATCCACCCCGTGAAACGACCGGTCCCCAGAGGGCACAAGGTCCGAAACATCGAGGAAATACACCCCGTCCAGCGCCGTCGCCATGTGCGACAGGCGGACCTCGAAGTCATCACCTAATACGCGGCAGGCGTCGATCACGGACTCGACGCCGGGGGAGCGCAGATAGCCGAGATAAATCACCCGCGCGCCGGTTTTGCGAATGTCACGCACCAGCTTGGGAATCTCCCCCCGCGTCCCGTTTTGCGAAATCATCCGCGCCATCTTGCGATCACAGGCGCCACAGCCACAGCCCAGCCAAAGGTCGTTGCCTCCACCGTTGAGCACCACCCAATCGACATCGTCACCACGATATTGTTTGGAGATTTTCATCCCCATCGCCCCGGTGATCGGCAATCCATAGATGATCCGCGCCCCACCGATGGCACGGTTTTCAACCGGCTCACCAAGCGTTTCGGCCAGCGCATCGGCAATGGAATTTTTCGACACGGAATGCCAGGCGATCATCGAATCCCCCAGCGCCAGAATGCGCGGCCCCTGAGGCATCGTCGTCTCGGGACTGTCCGCCGCAAAGGCAGAGGTCGCGGATAAAAAAAGCAGCAGCAAAGCTGCGCGCACAGAAGAGTAAAACGACATCAAACGCGTCCGTTCTCGCCAGAATCCAAATTCCCCAACCCAGATTCGAGATTTGGGTAGCATATCAGAAAAGCCCCAAACAGGGACGAAATATCACCGCATCCGTGTAAATCGCATTCCCGGCTCTCCGTATGCACGAAGTCTTTTACAAAACCCCGGTTTTCCTGTATGCGGCCCCCATCTGAGACGTAACGCAAAGACCCCGGCGTTGTGAAAGTAAGATATGGGGTCGGCGGCAATGGGGCCGCCACGCAAAACGGGAGACGCGAGAGGGCTCGCGAGGGCTCCCAAACAGGATACGCTGAATGTTCAACGAAGTGAAAAAATCAATCCAGTGGGGCGAAGAAACCCTCACTCTGGAAACGGGCAAGGTTGCCCGTCAGGCCGATGGCACCGTCATCGCCACCCTTGGTGAAACCTCCGTGATGGCCAACGTCACCTTCGCCAAGCAACAAAAGCCGGGGCAGGACTTCTTCCCGCTGACCGTGCACTACCAAGAGAAATACTACGCCGCCGGTAAAATTCCGGGTGGCTTCTTCAAACGCGAGGCCCGTCCGACGGAAAAAGAGACGCTCACCGCGCGTTTGATCGACCGTCCGATCCGCCCGCTCTTCGTCCCCGGCTTCAAAAACGAAGTTCTGGTGATGTGTACTGTTCTGTCGCACGATCTGGTCAACGACCCGGACATCGTGGCGATGATCGCGGCTTCTGCCGCTCTGACCATTTCCGGCGCGCCCTTCATGGGTCCGATCGCTGGCGCCCGCGTGGGCTTCGAGGATGGCGAATACATCCTGAACCCGACCGTGGACGACATGGACCAGCTGCGCAACAACCCGGACCAGCGTCTGGACCTCGTTGTCGCCGGCACCAAAGACGCCGTGATGATGGTGGAATCCGAGGCTTACGAGCTGTCCGAAGATGAAATGCTCGGCGCTGTGACCTTTGCGCATGAGCAAATTCAGCCGGTCATCGACCTGATCATCGATCTGGCCGAAGAGTCCGCGAAAGAGCCGTTCGACTTCGCCGCACCGGATTACTCCGAACTCTACAACGTGGTGAAAGCTGCGGGCGAAGCCTCGATGAAAGAGGCCTATTCGATCCTCGACAAGCAAGAGCGCGTGGCCGCCGTTGCTGCCGCCAAGGACGCGATCAAAGCCGGTCTCACCGAAGAGCAGCTTGAAGACGAGAACCTCGGTTCCGCTCTCAAGAAACTCGAATCCACCGTGCTGCGCTCGACCGTCGTGAAAGAAGGCAAACGCATCGACGGCCGCGCCCTCGATCAGGTGCGTCCGATCGTCTGCGAAACCGGTCTTCTGCCGCGCACCCACGGCTCCGCTCTGTTCACCCGCGGTGAAACGCAGGGCCTCGTGGTCACCACGCTCGGCACCGGCGACGATGAGCAGATCATCGACGCGCTGCATGGCAACTTCCGCTCCAACTTCCTGCTGCACTACAACTTCCCGCCGTACTCGGTCGGTGAAGTCGGTCGTGTCGGCTCCCCGGGG includes:
- a CDS encoding Crp/Fnr family transcriptional regulator, translating into MDTFKTGELSVEAKTTIQMEGAKTPHLYTVSSGMGVRYKTLENGRRQVINFIMPGDFVGLQAGVMGEAGHSIESTTPMVLCTFQRQDLWRLFQSYPSRAYDLVWLAASEEAFLGQSLATVGQRSGIERVSWALLKLYGRLDQLGLTKGNSVSLPYRQQDLADALGLSLVHTNKTLSELRSRKMADWSNGALTILDREALQSTAMMEAEERGPRPLM
- a CDS encoding SGNH/GDSL hydrolase family protein yields the protein MSFYSSVRAALLLLFLSATSAFAADSPETTMPQGPRILALGDSMIAWHSVSKNSIADALAETLGEPVENRAIGGARIIYGLPITGAMGMKISKQYRGDDVDWVVLNGGGNDLWLGCGCGACDRKMARMISQNGTRGEIPKLVRDIRKTGARVIYLGYLRSPGVESVIDACRVLGDDFEVRLSHMATALDGVYFLDVSDLVPSGDRSFHGVDMIHPSRKASRIIGQKLAQIIQTYD
- the pnp gene encoding polyribonucleotide nucleotidyltransferase translates to MFNEVKKSIQWGEETLTLETGKVARQADGTVIATLGETSVMANVTFAKQQKPGQDFFPLTVHYQEKYYAAGKIPGGFFKREARPTEKETLTARLIDRPIRPLFVPGFKNEVLVMCTVLSHDLVNDPDIVAMIAASAALTISGAPFMGPIAGARVGFEDGEYILNPTVDDMDQLRNNPDQRLDLVVAGTKDAVMMVESEAYELSEDEMLGAVTFAHEQIQPVIDLIIDLAEESAKEPFDFAAPDYSELYNVVKAAGEASMKEAYSILDKQERVAAVAAAKDAIKAGLTEEQLEDENLGSALKKLESTVLRSTVVKEGKRIDGRALDQVRPIVCETGLLPRTHGSALFTRGETQGLVVTTLGTGDDEQIIDALHGNFRSNFLLHYNFPPYSVGEVGRVGSPGRREIGHGKLAWRALQAVLPAATDFPYTIRVVSEITESNGSSSMASVCGGSLSMMDAGVPLKSAVAGVAMGLVLEDDGEFAILTDILGDEDHLGDMDFKVAGTENGITSLQMDIKVAGITPEIMKQALAQAKEGRMHILGEMNKALSGAGEFSAHAPRIETMQIPTDKIREVIGSGGKVIREIVETSGAKVDINDEGIIKIASANGEAIQKAYDMIYSIVAEPEEGMVYKGKVVKLVDFGAFVNFFGKRDGLVHVSQIENRRLNHPSDVLKEGQEVYVKLLGFDDRGKVRLGMKMVDQESGEEIKKEEGAE